Genomic window (Verrucomicrobiia bacterium):
AAGTTCGGCGGCGGATTTTTCAAACCACACGTTCGAGCCGTGCTGCTCGATCAAGGCGGCGGTGTTGCGGACGATTTGCGCGTCCAGAATGGCTTCGCCGTTGGCGTCGTAAAAGGCCGGGATCGGCACGCCCCACGTGCGTTGGCGGCTGATGCACCAGTCGGGGCGCGATTGCACCGCGCCGCGGATCCGGTTAACGCCCCAGTCCGGAACCCAGCGCACCCGGTCAATCTCGGCGAGCGCGCGCTGGCGAAAATCCTGGTGATCAATCCGGATGAACCACTGATCCATGGCGCGAAAGATGATCGGCGTTTTACTCCGCCAACAATGCGGGTAGCTATGGTGGTAATTCTCCTGATGCAGCAACGCCCGGCGCTCGCGCAGTTCGTGCAGCACCACTTCGTTCGCTTCGCTCCGACCGTGCTTTGCCAAAGTGGATTTGCCGAGCATGTGTCCCGGCATCTGCTGCTCGATCGGCAGATCGGAAGTGTGAACCAATTCGCCGTCGTCGTTCACCGGCGAATAGATGGGCAAATCGTGTTGACGCCCCAGATGGTAGTCATCCAGACCGTGTCCCGGCGCGATGTGGACGAAGCCCGTGCCGGTGTCGTTGGTGACGAAATGGTCCCCGGCAAACAGTCTGCCGGTGCGCTGACAGAACGGATGGTGATATTCGAGCGTTTGCAGGAATGTTCCGTCCAGACTGCGAATAATCTGGTAACTTTCCCAACCACACTTCGCCGCGACCGCGGGCAGCAACGCGGTTGAAACGATGAACTGCTCCGCGCCCGCCTGCACCTGCGAATAGCTAAACGTGGAGTTGTAGGCGACGGCCAGATTGGCGGGCAACGTCCAGGGCGTGGTGGTCCAGATGACGATACTGACGCCGGGTTGTCCGAGCACGGGGAACTTGACGAACACACTCTGACTAACGTGATCCGCGTATTCCACCTCGGCTTCGGCCAGGGCCGTGCGCGCGGGGATGCTCCAATAAATCGGTTTCTTGCCGCGATAAACAAACCCCTGCGCCACGATGTCGGCAAACAGACGCAGCTCGTCCGCTTCGTATTCCTTGTTGAGCGTCAAATACGGATTTTCCCAATCACCGAGCACCCCGAGGCGTTTGAATTGGGTGCGTTGGATGTCAATGAACTTGCGCGCATAAGCGTCACAGGCTTTACGGATGGTGGCGGCATCGGCGGCGGTGTTGCCGGCCTTGCGCATTTCCGTGGTCACCTTGAATTCGATCGGCAGGCCGTGACAATCCCATCCGGGAATGTACGGCGCGCTTTTACCGCGCAGCGTCTGATACTTGATGATGATGTCCTTGAGAATCTTGTTGAGCGCCGTGCCGATATGCACGTCGCCATTGGCGAACGGCGGTCCGTCATGCAGGACAAATTTTTCCGCGCCGCGCCGCGCCGCCTGGATTTGCGCGTACAAACCGGCCGCCGTCCATTGCTGCAATCGGATTGGCTCCCGCTTGATCAGGTCGGCTTTCATCGCGAAATCCGTGTGCGGGAGGTTCAGTGTATTCTTGTATTCCATTACTAAAAGGAGACGGAACGGTATCAAAAGAGCCGCATACCCGTCAAACGCGCCGCGAAATGAACGTGCAATGAACGCTTCGTCTTAAAGTGGCACGGTCGTTCATCATCAGGAATCAGATTAGAACCGGCGCGCGCAGCGGACATCATTCCGGCCACCATCGCTCATTGGGAAATGCGTGAAAACCGCCAAAACCCCTAAAAACCCCTAAAAACCAGATGCGCGGCCCTACCACTTGTGAGAAAATGCGTCCATCGGAATGTTACGCAGAAAAATCTTTCAAAACCCAAGTCTGATGCTGCTGCTGTGCGGCGTCGCGCTGGTTTCGCGGGTGCCGGCCGCACCCACCTTCGCCAACGGGGTGACGGCGGGTGTGGTTTCCATTCCACAACTGGACGAATGTTCCGGCTTGATCGCCAGTCGCAACAACGCCGGAGTGCTTTGGGCTCACAACGACTCGGGAGATGACGCCCGCATTTTTGCCTTGAGCACGCAGGGGCAACTCCTGGGAATTTACGAATTAACTGGCAACGCCACGCACGTGGATTACGAGGATATCGCCATTGGTCCCGGGCCGGTGCCGAATGTGTCGTATCTGTATGTGGGCGACATCGGCGATAATAATGCCGACCGGAAGAACATTCGCATTTATCAAATTCCGGAGCCGGCCGTTTACGCACGGCAGCAGGCCAATCCGCCCACACGCGATTTGAAAGGCACCCGGCGAATTGTTCTCACCTATCCCGATGGCGCGCACAATGCCGAAGCCCTGTTCATTGATCCCACAACTGGCGATCTGTTCATCGTGACCAAGGAACCCACGACCAGCCGCATTTACACCGTGACCCAGGCCGCGCTCAACGCGGGCAACAAAGCGGAGTTAACTTACGTTTGCGACCTGGTCTTCGATGTTCCTTCCGCGGCAGACATGTCGGCTACGGGCAGGGAAATCATCATTCGTCAGGAAGACTTTGCCCGCTTATGGACGCGCACGAATGGTGAAAGCATTGCTGCGGCTTTGGCGACGACCCCGATCGTGGTGCCGGTGATTGGGCGACCTCTCGAAGGCAATGGTGAGGCAATCACTTTCGACGCCGACGGCAACGGTTACTTTACCCTGAGCGAATCCAGCAGCGCCGAACCGCTTTATTACTTTGCCCGCACCAGCCCGGATGGTTCGCGCCCCACCCAGGTGCTGGTGGCCGCGGGCGCCACCTGGAAATTTTTGGACGACGGCAGCAATCAAGGCATGGCGTGGCGGCAGACCAATTTTGATGACTCCACCTGGAACGCTGGTGAGGCGCAATTCGGTTATGGTGACGGCGACGAACAAACCGTGATCAGCTACGGCGCGAACGCCAGCAACAAACATCTCACCACCTACTTCCGCAAAAGCTTCGTCGTGAACCACGCGCCCTGCCTGGAAAACGTCACGCTCAAATTGCTTGTGGATGATGGCGCGGCCGTTTTTCTGAACGGCACGGAGATTGTGCGCTACCGTCTGGCAGCCGGGGCGAGCTTCAACACGCCCGCAGCCAGCGCGCAACCTAAGGACCTGGAAGACACCTGGTTCAGCTTTCCGATTGATCCCAATCTGCTCGTGCGCGGCACCAACACGTTGGCGGTGGAAGTTCATCAAGTCGCCGGCAACGATTCCGATCTGAGCTTCGATCTGCAACTGACCGTCAAGGAAAGCGGCGCGGTCAACTTTATTGATTGGACGGTGCTGAACCACGTCGCAACTTTGACCCTCTGCGGTCCCAGTGGTTCAAGCGCCGTGCTGCAAGCCAGCACCAATCTGACGACGTGGACCAATCTCGGCAGCGTGCAATTCACCGACGGCACCGCGACTTTAACCGTGCCGCAATCGGCGAATCAGCCCCACCGATTTTTTCGCGCCGTTCAATGAACGAAATGCCGGCGGCAGCAACGCGCGGCTCAACTGATCACGGACGCTTCTCTTCGGCATCAATAAAGTCCACGAAATTTTTAATGTCGTCGCGATCGGACAATCCGGCCTGTTCCTTGCGCATCTTGAGGCGCGCCTGACCCTCCCCGTCATCGGGCTGCGGATAATTCAGCATCTTGGCCAGCAACGCCGCTTTGTCCGCGGCCGGACGCTTCACATGATGCTTCACCCAATCGCAGACTTGTCCATCCGTGATGGAATTTTTCACCACCGCCACCATTTGTTCGTGGGTGACTCCAGCGGCTTCAAGCCAGCTTTTATCAAAACCGCGCGCGCCGAAGTTCGGCTGGTAATCCGGATGTAATTTACCTGCCAGGTGCAGGCGGATTTTGTCAATGTAACGCGGCAAGTGCGACCAGCCATCCATCGTTTCACGCGGGCTGCGGGGAAAAATAATCTCGCTCATGTCGGCATGATGGCAGGCAGCGACCCGGCCTGTCAATTTTACGCCTGAGCCTGCTGAAAGACGCGGCACGAGTCGTCGCCACACGGACATGCGGATTGCCATTCGTCCCGGCAGCCGGTAAAAACGCAGCGCGTGATGATCATCAGAAAATCAAACCCGGTTCGTTGGCGCGAGGTAGCGGTTGGAATTCTCCTCGGTGCCGTGCTGCTCTCCGGTCATTGGGCGACTGCGCAGAGCCAGTTGTCGCTCCGCGTCATGACGGCCAATCTGACCTCCGGCAATCAGCAGAGTTATCTCGATCCGGGGATTCGGATTTTTCAGGGGCTGCAACCGGACATTGTCTGTGTTCAGGAGTTTAATTACGGCGGCAGTTCCCCGGCGGAACTGCGCAGTTTTGTGGACACGGCGTTTGGCACGAACTTCCATTTCATTCGCGAGAGCGAATCAGGCTACGACATTCCCAACGGCATCATCAGTCGTTGGCCCATTCTCGCCGGCGGCTCGTGGGATGATTCAGCCGCGCCGAATCGCGGTTTTGCGTGGGCGCAAATTGATCTGCCGGAGACCACCAACGATCTGTACGTCGTGAGCGTGCATTTGCTCACCGCCAACGCCAGCACTCGTAACGCCGAGGCAACCCAACTGAAGAATCTCATTCTAACGCATTTCCCGGCGGACGCGTGGATCATCGTCGGTGGCGACTGCAATACGGATTCACGCGCGGAAGCGTGTCTGACGACTTTCAAAACCTTCCTCAGTGACTCGCCCCGACCGCACGACGGCAGTTTGGAGAGCAACGAAAACACGAACGCCAGCCGACAGAAACCCTACGACTACGTGTTGCCCAGTTTTTCGCTCACCAACTTTCTCACCCCGGTCGTCATTGGCGCGCGCGCTTTTCCAAACGGTTTGGTGTTCGACTCGCGCGTGTATTCCCCGCTCAGCGCCGTTGCGCCGGTGCAGGCGGCGGATTCCGGCGCGCTCAATATGCAACACATGGGCGTGATCAAGGATTTCGTTCTGCCGCTGGTGGGCGACACGGATGCGCCGATCATTCTCGCCCAACCGCAAAGCCAAACCAACGTGATCGGAGCAACCGTGACCTTCACCGTTTCCGCCATCGGAACTCCGCCGCTGGTCTATCAGTGGCTTTGGTTTGGAACGAACCTTCCGTTCGCCACCAACGCCGCTTTGTCCCTGCCGAATGTGCAGTCCACAAATGCCGGTGCTTATGCGGTTGTCATTACCAACGCGTTCGGCAGCGTCACGAGTCACGTCGCGCAATTGGTGCTTCAGGAAGCGGTTCCCGGCGAGATCGTTGTGCTGGCGGGTTGGGAGGTGGGCGGTTTGTCGAACTACGGCCCTTCACCCTTTGCGCCGACTACCAATGCCGCGCACCTCACCGTCACGGGGTTGACGCGCGGGACCGGAGTGGGCGTCAGTGGCACGGCGGCGGCCAGTGCTTGGGGCGGCAACGGTTTCGATTCCAGCTCATTGGCAACGGCGGAAGCTGCGGGTGATTTCGTCACGTTTGCCATAACCGCCGCTGACGGTTACACGGTGTCCTTCACCAATCTCAATCGGTTCGATTATCGTCGCTCCAATACCGGTCCCGCCAATGGTGCTTTGCAATACCAGCTTGGCGCGGGCAATTTCATCACTCTGGCTAATCTGACTTACCCGGTGAACGCCAGCAGCGGGGTGTCGCTCGATCCCGTTGACCTTGCCCACGTCAACGCGCTGCAAAACGTTCCAGCCGGGCAAACCGTCACCTTTCGGATCGTGAACTTCGGCGCCACCAGCGCCGGCGGCACCTGGTATATTTATGATGTTGCCAAAAGCCCCGCGCCGGATTTCAGCATCATGGGTTCGGTCAACCCATCCCGTCCGCCCACCGATCCCCCTGCGCTGCCACCCACGCTGGATCAGGTCGGGTGGATGAATGGACAATTCCAATTCACGGTTAACGGTACTACGAGTTCGAATTATGTCGTTCAGGTAACCACCAGTCTTCACGACGGCAACTGGCGTTCCGTACGCACCAATTCCGCGCCATTTATTTTTGTGGAAACTGACTTCGGAGAATCGCCGCAGCGCTTCTATCGCGGTCTGATTGCCCCGTGAAATTCAAACCGAGTTCACGGGTAAGTTTACTGTTCCACCGTGCTCCGGATTTCGCCGGTGTGCAGTCGTGTGCGCAGGGCTTGTCCGGGTTTGACCCGGACGGCATCCCGCACCACCGTTCCGCTGCGCGCATCCAGCGTGATCGAATAACCGCGCGCCAGCACTTGCTCGGGACTTAACAACCGCAAACGGGTGGTGGCGGCGCTGAAGCGCTCCTGTTGTGCGCGCAGTTGGAGGCGACCTTGTTCCAACAACCGGCGCGTGTTTAATTGCCACCGTTCGCTCTGCTGTTTCACCAACCGCTCCGGTCGCACCAACTTCAGTCGCGCGGTCGCATTGCGCCAGGCCGCGATCTGTTCTCGCGTGCCTTGTCGCGCGCAGCGGGTCAAGGAAGCGCCTAAATCATCCAAGCGCTGCGCCTGCTCACCGAGCCATCGGTTCGGATGCACGCGAGCGAACCGGTGGGCAATGGTTTCAAAATCCTCCCGAGCGGCCGAGCAACCACGCTGCAAATAAAACTTCAACATTTCCGCCGCTCCCAGAATGAATTCACGACTGGAAAATACGCCCTCCGTAATGATTTCCGCCGCCGCGCTGGGAGTCGCGGTGCGCACGTCCGCCACAAAATCGGCAATGGTAAAATCAATCTCGTGACCGACTGCGGAGACGACTGGCAGCGCTGATTCAAAAATCGCCCGCGCCACGACCTCCTCATTGAATGACCATAAATCTTCCAACGAACCGCCGCCGCGCGTCACCAAAATCAAATCCAAACCGTGGCGCTGAGATTTGGCGGCGGCACCGCCACCTGCTTCTGACCGAACCAGACTCCATTCATTCAGCCGACGAATGGCCGCCGCGATTTCGCGCGCCGCCTCGGCGCCCTGCACCCGACAGGGAACCAGAACAATTTCCAAACCGGGGTCGCGCCGCTGAATCACTCGCAACACGTCGCGAATCGCCGCGCCGCTGGCCGAGGTCACCAATCCCAGGCGCTGCGGATAGCGGGGAAGCGCCCGCTTGCGTTCGGCAGCGAATAATCCTTCCGCCGCCAGTTTTTGTTTGAGCTGCTCGAACTTCAGTTGCAACGCGCCCACGCCCTGCAACTCCACCGCGCGCACCAGCAATTGATACTGGCCGCGCGCTTCATATACCGTCACCTCCCCTTGCAACAAAACCTTCTGTCCGTCAGCCAGCAAATCGCGATGCGTTACTTTTTCCTGACGAAACAACACGCACGCCAGTTGCGCACCCGCGTCCTTGAGCGTGAAATAGATGTGGCCCGAACTGCCCTGCCAGCGGAAGTTGCTGATCTCGCCGCTCACCCAGATCGTTCCCACCTGCTTTTCCAGCAACCGCTTGACCTGCGTGGTGAGTTCGCTGACGGAAAGCACGCGGCGGGTTTGTTCCGGTGAAAATAATTCGCCGAAGTCCCACTGCGATTTTGCTTTTTTACTCATTCAGTCATCGGGTAACAAATTTGCAATCGGGTTCGCGGAAGGATCAAGCGCCTCAATCCAATCGTCGTCCGGCCCTAATTGGTCGGCCCGGCTTCGATGCGCAAGAATTCCGTTGGTTGAGCCGCGACCACCTCCGGCTGCGATAAAGCGGCCGGCAACAGACAAAACCCGCCGGCTCGAACGACTACGTTTGGCAGGCGAACCTCGCCGCGAATTACTCCAATAATCTGCATTCGCGCCGCCGGCAGTTTGACTCGTCCAGAATCAATCACGCGATACTGTTCCACCGTGAACAGCGGATCGCGCACCAATTCGCGCCGAGATAAATTACCCGCCACGATCTCCTCGGCCTTCACCAAGGCCGGCTCAAAGTCGTTGAAATCAATGCTCGCCAGGGATTGCGAAAGGTGCAGCTCGCGCAGCTTGCCATCCAAGCCGACCCGATTCCAATCAAACACGCGATACGTGGTATCGGAGTTTTGTTGAATTTCAAAAATGACCAATCCCGCGCCGATGGCATGAACGCGGCCACTGGGCAAAAACATGGTGTCTCCAGCCCGCACGAGCACGCGATGAAAACAATCCGCCACACTGCCGTCCGCGAGCTGGCGTTCAAAATTCGTCCGAGAAATTCCACGTTTCAATCCCGCGTAAAGCTCGGCGCCGGATGCGGCGTCAGCCACAAACCACATTTCGGTTTTGGGATCGCCCCGCAATTTTGCCGCCTGCGCCGCCGGAGGATGCACTTGCAGTGAAAGTTTCTGTTGCGCGTCAAGCAACTTGATCAAGAGCGGAAACCGACCGGCGGCCAACGGAACGTCCCCCAACAAATCCGTCCGATGATTTTCCAGCAGCCAATGCAGCTCGCGTCCGGCGAAAGCGCCGTTGGCGATGACGCTGACATCATCAGGGCGATCGGAAATTTCCCAGGATTCGCCAATCGGTCGTGCGGGGGGCAGATGCTTGCCGTAGAGCCGCTCCAGGTTGCGCCCGCCCCAGATGCGCTCCTTGAAAATCGGCTGAAAAGTTAGTGGATAAAGTTGAGACATGGCGCGAATCAAACCCGCATCAGACCGGCCTGGCCAAATGTTAACGCAGCAACCATTACTCAGGCGCCGTTGGGTTGAAGTGGCGCGGCTGCGCTCTTGCGACTCCGCCGCGTCGTGGTCTTGATGGGTGGGTTGGCCTTTTCCTCGAAATAACCATAAGCGCGGAATTTATCGTAGCGCTGCTTGAGGCGATCGGCGGGTTTCAGGGCGCTTAACTGTTCGAGATGCCGCAGCACCGCCGTCTTGAGCGCCGCGGCCGTTTTCGCCGGATCCGTGTGCGCTCCGCCGAGCGGTTCGGGAATGATTTCATCCACCAACTTCAGCTCCAGCAAATGTTTTGCGGTAATTTTCAGCGCTTCCGCCGCCTTGGGTGAAGCGGCCCGATCCTTCCACAAGATCGCCGCGCAACCTTCCGGACTGATGACCGAGTAATAGGCGTTCTCCAAAATCAACACGCGACCCGCCACCCCGATGCCTAACGCGCCGCCCGACCCGCCTTCGCCAATCACCGCCGCAATGATCGGCACTTCCATCAGCATCATTTCGCGCAGGTTGACGGCGATAGCCTCGGCGATGTGACGTTCTTCCGAGGCGATCCCCGGATACGCGCCCGCCGTGTCAATCAACGTAATGATCGGCAGTCCAAATTTATCCGCCAAACGCATCAAACGCAGCGCTTTGCGATAGCCTTCGGGATGCGCTGAACCGAAATTCCGCAGGATGTTTTCCTTGGTGTCCCGGCCCTTTTGGGTGCCGATGACCATCACGCGGTGTTCCCCCAGTTTGGCCAAGCCGCCGACCACCGCGCGATCATCGGCATATAACCGGTCTCCGTGCAGTTCTTCAAAATCCGAGAACGCCAGTTTGATGTAGTCCAACGTGTAAGGCCGCAACGGATGCCGGGCCAGTTGGACGCGTTGCCACGGAGTCAGGTTGGAGTAAATCTCGCGCCGGGTTTCTTCGATCTTGACCTGAATCTGCTCGATCTCCGTTTCGAAATCCACGTCGAGCGAGTGGGATTCGGAGTGTTGGCGCAGTTCTTCGAGTTTTTTCTGAAGTTCAAAGATCGGCTTCTCGAAGTCGAGCTGATGTTTCATGCGGAGGACATGTTAGGACAGGCGAAACAGGAATCAAACGCGAATCTTCGAGGGTAAAACAGAGGGCCGGACTTGCGTCCGGCCCCGAAGTGACGAGGTTTTAACGCCTTCACTTAAGGCGCTCAGAAGGGCAGCACGGCCAACTTGGAGGGCGCTGTTCGCACCGTGCTGCGAGCAAAACCTCTATGCCAACCCTAAACGAACAGCGAAATTCTATTCCACCGATACTAATGAGATACCCAAACCCAAGTCTTCGTTCAAACTTTTCAAGGAACTCTCCGCTCTCTACTCCCTTGTCACGCCATTACGACTTGTACGAAATCGCGAACCGTAAGAATCTGGATACAACCTGTAATGGGAGTAGAGCAAATCCCCCAAGCCGCCGCAAGCCTTTTTCAAAAATTTCTCAGGAGTAAAATTCATCCGGCAACTTCGGAGAGAAATTCACCCCGCTAATGTGAGGTTTCACGGGAATTTCACTTGCATGACCCGGCAAATCTGCTTAACAAACAGACATGGATTCCCGTCGTGATTTCCTGAAAAAAGCCGCTCTACTCGCCGCTGGCGGCGCCAGCGGTGGTTTGTTC
Coding sequences:
- the ileS gene encoding isoleucine--tRNA ligase, with the protein product MEYKNTLNLPHTDFAMKADLIKREPIRLQQWTAAGLYAQIQAARRGAEKFVLHDGPPFANGDVHIGTALNKILKDIIIKYQTLRGKSAPYIPGWDCHGLPIEFKVTTEMRKAGNTAADAATIRKACDAYARKFIDIQRTQFKRLGVLGDWENPYLTLNKEYEADELRLFADIVAQGFVYRGKKPIYWSIPARTALAEAEVEYADHVSQSVFVKFPVLGQPGVSIVIWTTTPWTLPANLAVAYNSTFSYSQVQAGAEQFIVSTALLPAVAAKCGWESYQIIRSLDGTFLQTLEYHHPFCQRTGRLFAGDHFVTNDTGTGFVHIAPGHGLDDYHLGRQHDLPIYSPVNDDGELVHTSDLPIEQQMPGHMLGKSTLAKHGRSEANEVVLHELRERRALLHQENYHHSYPHCWRSKTPIIFRAMDQWFIRIDHQDFRQRALAEIDRVRWVPDWGVNRIRGAVQSRPDWCISRQRTWGVPIPAFYDANGEAILDAQIVRNTAALIEQHGSNVWFEKSAAELWTAVRPADWRGAEAVTKSQDTLDVWIDSGSSSRSVIARRPEIAGATQPFQADMYLEGSDQHRGWFQSSLLLSLAGNGAAPFKTVLTHGFMVDADREKISKSKQGGYEKPQTAEAYVKKYGADVVRLWVASQDFRNDIIVSEERINKVGETYRGIRNALRYQLSNLYDFDPARHPVAAAQLTGLDRWILGEFARLETEVAAAYAASEFHVVYQKLSQFIAVELSAVYHDIIKDRLYTDPAAAPRRRSTQTVLHQLVTGLCQMLSPILVFTADEAWEFIPAKPTACVHLAQWSPSGFQREESEITTWKHLFALRELALPELEQARQAKRIGKSLEAQLTVTGRGPLWEAARTNLDSLRELLNVSAVTLADGDNETPALTVTRAAGQKCERCWHWETDVGADARHPTICRRCIAAVESRAA
- a CDS encoding DUF5069 domain-containing protein is translated as MSEIIFPRSPRETMDGWSHLPRYIDKIRLHLAGKLHPDYQPNFGARGFDKSWLEAAGVTHEQMVAVVKNSITDGQVCDWVKHHVKRPAADKAALLAKMLNYPQPDDGEGQARLKMRKEQAGLSDRDDIKNFVDFIDAEEKRP
- a CDS encoding endonuclease/exonuclease/phosphatase family protein, whose translation is MIIRKSNPVRWREVAVGILLGAVLLSGHWATAQSQLSLRVMTANLTSGNQQSYLDPGIRIFQGLQPDIVCVQEFNYGGSSPAELRSFVDTAFGTNFHFIRESESGYDIPNGIISRWPILAGGSWDDSAAPNRGFAWAQIDLPETTNDLYVVSVHLLTANASTRNAEATQLKNLILTHFPADAWIIVGGDCNTDSRAEACLTTFKTFLSDSPRPHDGSLESNENTNASRQKPYDYVLPSFSLTNFLTPVVIGARAFPNGLVFDSRVYSPLSAVAPVQAADSGALNMQHMGVIKDFVLPLVGDTDAPIILAQPQSQTNVIGATVTFTVSAIGTPPLVYQWLWFGTNLPFATNAALSLPNVQSTNAGAYAVVITNAFGSVTSHVAQLVLQEAVPGEIVVLAGWEVGGLSNYGPSPFAPTTNAAHLTVTGLTRGTGVGVSGTAAASAWGGNGFDSSSLATAEAAGDFVTFAITAADGYTVSFTNLNRFDYRRSNTGPANGALQYQLGAGNFITLANLTYPVNASSGVSLDPVDLAHVNALQNVPAGQTVTFRIVNFGATSAGGTWYIYDVAKSPAPDFSIMGSVNPSRPPTDPPALPPTLDQVGWMNGQFQFTVNGTTSSNYVVQVTTSLHDGNWRSVRTNSAPFIFVETDFGESPQRFYRGLIAP
- the xseA gene encoding exodeoxyribonuclease VII large subunit — protein: MSKKAKSQWDFGELFSPEQTRRVLSVSELTTQVKRLLEKQVGTIWVSGEISNFRWQGSSGHIYFTLKDAGAQLACVLFRQEKVTHRDLLADGQKVLLQGEVTVYEARGQYQLLVRAVELQGVGALQLKFEQLKQKLAAEGLFAAERKRALPRYPQRLGLVTSASGAAIRDVLRVIQRRDPGLEIVLVPCRVQGAEAAREIAAAIRRLNEWSLVRSEAGGGAAAKSQRHGLDLILVTRGGGSLEDLWSFNEEVVARAIFESALPVVSAVGHEIDFTIADFVADVRTATPSAAAEIITEGVFSSREFILGAAEMLKFYLQRGCSAAREDFETIAHRFARVHPNRWLGEQAQRLDDLGASLTRCARQGTREQIAAWRNATARLKLVRPERLVKQQSERWQLNTRRLLEQGRLQLRAQQERFSAATTRLRLLSPEQVLARGYSITLDARSGTVVRDAVRVKPGQALRTRLHTGEIRSTVEQ
- a CDS encoding class I mannose-6-phosphate isomerase, whose protein sequence is MSQLYPLTFQPIFKERIWGGRNLERLYGKHLPPARPIGESWEISDRPDDVSVIANGAFAGRELHWLLENHRTDLLGDVPLAAGRFPLLIKLLDAQQKLSLQVHPPAAQAAKLRGDPKTEMWFVADAASGAELYAGLKRGISRTNFERQLADGSVADCFHRVLVRAGDTMFLPSGRVHAIGAGLVIFEIQQNSDTTYRVFDWNRVGLDGKLRELHLSQSLASIDFNDFEPALVKAEEIVAGNLSRRELVRDPLFTVEQYRVIDSGRVKLPAARMQIIGVIRGEVRLPNVVVRAGGFCLLPAALSQPEVVAAQPTEFLRIEAGPTN
- a CDS encoding acetyl-CoA carboxylase carboxyltransferase subunit alpha, producing the protein MKHQLDFEKPIFELQKKLEELRQHSESHSLDVDFETEIEQIQVKIEETRREIYSNLTPWQRVQLARHPLRPYTLDYIKLAFSDFEELHGDRLYADDRAVVGGLAKLGEHRVMVIGTQKGRDTKENILRNFGSAHPEGYRKALRLMRLADKFGLPIITLIDTAGAYPGIASEERHIAEAIAVNLREMMLMEVPIIAAVIGEGGSGGALGIGVAGRVLILENAYYSVISPEGCAAILWKDRAASPKAAEALKITAKHLLELKLVDEIIPEPLGGAHTDPAKTAAALKTAVLRHLEQLSALKPADRLKQRYDKFRAYGYFEEKANPPIKTTTRRSRKSAAAPLQPNGA